Proteins encoded by one window of Gemmatimonadaceae bacterium:
- a CDS encoding GTP cyclohydrolase I, with product MFPVRAATSIEGRTGDVKPEGVASRGVPDCPTAPHRRIFSQSPITRNGRPAGATTLNDIDSSLAIGAAPFPDPADDGEGPGIAGYAPLVRRQLELLGEDPARAGLQRTPQRVARAMAFLTHGYGLQVADVVGAGVFAEAHEHMVMVRDIELY from the coding sequence CGTGAGGGCGGCGACGAGCATCGAAGGGAGGACGGGTGACGTGAAACCGGAGGGCGTTGCGAGTCGCGGTGTACCAGACTGTCCGACGGCGCCGCACCGGCGCATCTTCTCCCAATCTCCCATCACGCGCAACGGGCGTCCTGCGGGGGCAACCACGTTGAACGACATCGACTCATCGCTCGCCATCGGTGCCGCGCCGTTCCCCGATCCCGCAGACGACGGAGAGGGGCCGGGGATCGCCGGCTATGCGCCGCTGGTGCGGCGCCAGCTCGAGCTGCTGGGGGAGGATCCGGCGCGCGCGGGGCTGCAGCGCACGCCGCAGCGGGTGGCGCGGGCAATGGCGTTCCTCACGCACGGCTACGGGCTGCAGGTGGCGGACGTGGTGGGCGCGGGGGTCTTCGCCGAGGCGCACGAGCACATGGTGATGGTGCGCGACATCGAGCTGTACT